The following nucleotide sequence is from Zea mays cultivar B73 chromosome 1, Zm-B73-REFERENCE-NAM-5.0, whole genome shotgun sequence.
GGCCTCCTCGAGCTTGAACCTGTTCTCCTCACCTTCGTAGCCAGCCCATTCCAGGCCGAAATGGTCGGCGAGTATCGGCCACAGCTGCTTCCACTTGAAGAGATCCCCGTTGCTGCAATTGAAGGCCTCGTTCTTGGCGAACGGATCCACGGCGGCCCAGATCTCGTGCTCGGCGATAAGGTCGGCGTCGGAGGCGTCGCTGAAGCCCTCCCAAGTGACCCGAGAGCCGGGCCACCGGAGCGTCGTGCCCTCCTTCCGGCAGATGGCGGCGTAGACGCAGAGGCTGCCGACGAGGTTCATGGCGCTGCGAGGGGAGTATCCGAAGACGGTGGTGGGGCGGTGCACGGACCAGCTGACGGCGCCGTCTCGGCGGGAGACCTCGTGGAAGAGGATGTCCTCCATGTCGTAGTAGAAGTTGGGGCAGTCGAGGCGCGGCATGTCCTCGGTGAAGGGCGGGTCCGGGGCGGCGACCTTGCCGATGGCCTCGAAGGGGCCGACGTAGTGCTTGCGGCCGGTCTGGAGGCAGACGTGGACGAGCGCGGGGCAGTTCGGGACGACGACGGAGAGGACGTTACGGAGCATGGCGGAGTTGGCCTCCCGGTTCTCCGCCTCGGTGGGGCGGTTGGTCCAGGCGACGAAGAAGACGTGGGTGATGTCGGTGAGGGGCTGGAGAGCCTCCGCGACGGCGGCGGAGTcggcgaggtcgaggtggaggtgGGTGACGGCCGGGGAGGGCGCCGGGGACCAGGGCGGGAGCGGGCGGCGCGAGACGGCGTAGACCTTCCACGGCCCGGCGGGGGTGTCGGCGAGCGGGAGGATGTCGAGGAGGGAGGTGCCGACGATGCCGGTGGATCCGACGACGAGGGCGACGCTCTGGTAGGAGGGCTCGGCGGCGGCCGCCTGCTCGTCCTGGCGCTTCTTGACCGCGCCGATCGCGCCCGTCCACCACCAACTCATCGCGGCTGGGGCTCGATTTGGCGGCGTGGGCGGGAGGAAGGAGGGAAGCTGGGATCGGGATTCGGGAGGGAGGAGGCGAGGAGCAGagcaggggaggggaggggaagcgGTGGAGACCCTTGTCCTTGTCTTGCTGCCTGGGCGGGTGTTGGGTCTTGGGTGAATAATTGGGTGTCCGCGTGTTGCCTGCCTGGCAGCCTGCTGTCCTGGTGACTGTGCGCGTGTGTGTTGCGTGTGCGGCGGCCGCGGTGCTTGTCAGAATTTATCGTGTCACAGAGTCACAGTCAGGGATTATAAAACTGACGGTAAACCGGTACGTTTGTCCAAATCGTCGCTTAGCGATATTGATTTGCCATCATTTTTTTCAAATTTCACCTTAATTTTCAAAATtttgaaaagaaaataaaaataaaaaatgtgaTAAATACTATATGTTCTAATGAGTAATGAGTAACTTGATATACATGATATCTAAATTTAATTTAGTTTAGTctatttaaaaaataaaaaaaagtatGGACTCGTTAGTACACCCATTAATCCATCGATTTATCGCTAGAAGCCGACGGTTTACCGCGATTGGATCAGGTAAACTGTGTTTTAGTTCCGACAAACCAGATTTAATGCTCATATTTAGTTCTATACTATGTATTTATTGCTCAGATTTAGTTTTGTGGTCTTAATAATATGTTTGGGATTTATATATGTTATATGTTAGTATTGTTACAATGTGATGGCTTATATTTTATGGATTAGTTATTGTTAAATGTGTTATGGTTTATGAAAGGAAAataaggtcaaaccttttccCATATAAATTTCGGTGGTTGAATTGtctaacacaaacaattggactaactagtttgctctagattatgagttctacaggtgccaaaggttcacaacaaaccaatacaaagtccaagaaagggttcaaataaaaggagcaaagttaaaccgaaggcagccttggtctggcgcaccggactgtctggtgtgtcaccggacagtgtccggtgcaccagggaggaacgactctgaacttgccagcttcgggaatttggggaagccgctccgctataattcacaggacagtccggtgtatcagcggagcaacggctacttcgtgccaacggtcgtctgcaaaggaacagTAAAAGtaaacagtgcgcgcctgcgcgcgcagaagtcagagcaggcgccagaaggcataCCGGAcgtacagtgaacaggacctgtccggtgcaccaccggactgtccggtggccccacttgtcagaactccaacggtcgaaccctaacggttgggtgacgtggctggcgcatcggacagtgtccggtggcgcaccggactgtccggtgcgccatacgacagcagccccttccaacgaccactttggtggttggggctataaatacccccaaccaccactcattcaaggcatccaagttttcagccattgcattcaatacaagagctctagacttcactccaagacacaaacaaagagatcaaatcctcttccaagtccaaagatcattccaatcaaatagtgactagcgagagagtgaTATTTATGttcttttgagttcttgcgcttggatcgcttttcttcttcttcctttcttgtttccaactcaattgtaatcaaggcaagagacaccaattgtgtggtggtccttgtagggacttagtgtcccaagtgattgagaagagaagctcactcggtctaggtgaccgtttgagagagggaaagggttgaaaaagacccggtctttgtgaccacctcaatggggagtaggtttgcaagaaccgaacctcggtaaaacaaatcaccgcgtctcactcttcatttgcttgtgatttattttcgccctctctttcggactcgattatatttctaacgctaaccctggcttgtagttgtgcttaagtttataattttcagattccgcctattcaccccccctctaggcgactttcaattggtatcagagtccggtgcttcattagagcttaaccgctcgaagtgatatcgggagatcacgccaagaaggaggtcatgaccggcgagaagcccgctacaagcctcgagaaggctccatcaagggagtccggctccAAAGAAAAGGGAGAATCACACTCCCAcaacaagtcacatcggagtggcgacaagaaaaagaagatgaagaaggcggtctactacgagaccgattcttcgtcgccatccacctccggctccgacgcgccgtccgtaacttctaagcgccatgagcgcaagaagtttagtaagatccccctacgctaccctcgcatttctgaacgcactccattacttttcgttctattaggcaaaccaccggtttttgacggtgaagattataatatgtagagtgataaaatgaggcatcacctaacctcactccacactagtatttgggacattgttgagtttggagtgcaggtaccatccgtaggggatcaagattatgattcggacgaggttgcccaaattcggcacttcaactctcaagccaccactatactcctcgcttctctaagtcgagaggagtctaacaaggtgcaagggatgaagagcgccaaggagatttgggacgtgctcaaaaccgcacactgagagcacctagagggggggtgaataggtgatcctgtaaaaacttaaacttatagccacaaaaacttgttaagcgttagcacagttaatgccaagtggctagagcgaagatcttgcacaatatgataatcacgagaagttcaacacagagaagacacagtgatttatcccgtggttcggccaagtacaaaacttgcctactccacgttgtggcgtcccaacagacgagagttgcactcaactcctctcaagtgatccaatgatcaacttgaataccacagtgttatgcttttcttcttaatatcccgttttcgaggaatctccacactttggagcctctcgcccttacacttgagattcacaaagaaatacagagtaaggaagggactaacaacacacacaagactcaaaatcagagcaacaacacgcacacaaatcgcaacaagagctcgcaacacaactcaatgagttcacaactcaacaagagctctagatgctatcacaatgaatcaaatgcgcggaatcgatgtcttggtgcttaggaatgttgtaggaatgcttggtgtgctcctccatgcgcctaggggtcccttttatagccccaaggcagctaggagccgttgagaacaaatctggaaggccatccctgccttctgtcgtcgggtgcaccggacagtccggtgcacaccggacactgtccggtgcccgatttctttccataaacggcacagccgaccgttgctgaccgttgcagatctgggagccgttggcgcaccggacagtccggtgcacaccggacagtccggtgcccccttccgaccgttggcccggccacgtgtcgcgcgcagatcccgcggccgaccgttggctcggccgaccgttggctcaccggacagtccggtgcacaccggacagtcctgtgaattttagccgtacgccgtcggcgaattcccgagagcggccttttcacgccgagtcagcctggcgcaccggacactgtccggtgcaccaccggacagtccggtgtgccagaccgagctgagtcttggctgtacacagccaagtctttctccatctcttctcttttcttcttctctctgtttctaatacttagacaagtatattagtacacaaaaccaatgtattaAGGCTTAGAGACATACCTTtaattgtgatttgcactttgttcacccatgggcatagattcacatttgagcacttgtgtttgcactcaatcaccaaaatacttagaaatggcccaagggcacatttccctttcacacacaagggagatgaggtgaccaagatcaccaagagggaaacgatcgagggggagctcggtcgttttatgctcaaccaaggagaagacccgcaagccatgtacaaccggctaaagaccttggttaaccaagtgcgcaaccctgggagcaccaaatgggatgaccatgaaatggtcaaggttattcttagatcacttgtttttcttaaaccctactcaagttcaattaattcatggtgatccaagatataaactaatgtctcccgaggaagtaataggaaaatttgtgagctttgaattgatgatcaaaggctccaagaaaatcatcgagcaaggcgcctcctccacacccgatgcacaacccgttgcattcaaggcaacagaggagaagaaagaagactctacaccgagtagggtccccatcgacgcctccaagctcgacaatgaggagatggcgctcatcatcaagagcttccgccaaatcctcaagcaaaggagggggaaagactacaagccccgctccaagaaagtgtgctacaagtgtggtaagtccggtcattttatcgctaaatgtcctttatctagtgatagtgacagggataacaacaagagggggaagaagaaggaaaagaagaggtattacaagaataagggcggcgatgcccatgtttgccgggagtgggactccgacgagagctccaccgactcctccgacgacgaggacaccgccaacatcgccatcaacaaaggtcttctcttccccaacgtcggccacaaatgcctcatggcaaagtacggcaagaagaagaaggtaaaatcaagatcctccactaagtatgcaacttctagtgatgagattAATTCTAGtgttgatgaggatgatttgtttactctttttgccaatcttaacatgcaacaaaaggagaaattgaatgaattgattagtgctatccatgaaaaggatgaactcttggatagccaagaggacttcctaattaaagaaaataaaaagcgtgttaagactaaaaatgcttatgctcaggaggtagagaaaaatgaaaaattgactagtgagcttagcacttgccatgacactatttctagccttagaaatgaaaatgccaaattatttgctaaggttgagaaatcaaatgtttgtgatgattcaattgttaatcttagaaatgataatgctagtttaattgctaagattgacatgttgaatgaatctcttgctagccttaagtttgagaatgataaattaattgctaaggctaaagaattagatgtttacaatatttctatttccaatcttagagatgagaatgctattttacatgctaagattgttgaattaaatgattgcaaaccctctacatccaccgttgagcatgtttctatttgtactagatgtagagatattaatattgatgctattcatgatcaccttgctatgattaaacaacaaaatgatcatatagctaaactagatgctaaaattgctgagcatgaactagagaatgaaaaatttaaatttgctcgtagtatgctttatagtgggagacgcccatgcattaaggatgacattggcttccaacagggagacaatgtcaagcttaatgcccctcctaaaagattatctaattttgttaagggcaaggctcccatgcctcaggataacgagggctacattttataccctgctagTTATCTTGAGGATAagtttaggagaattcatgcaaagaagactcattctcaccatgcttttatttacaagaatgaggcttctagctctaggcgttctacacatgttaaaataccTAAGAAGAAATCTcccactgcatcaaatgatcataatgtttcattcaaaacttttgatgcttcttatgtgcttactaacaaatcaggcaaagtagtttccaaatatgttgggggcaaacacaagggctccaagacttgtgtttgggtacccaaggtgcttgtttctaatgtcaaaggacccaagaccgtttgggtacctaagaacaaggcctaaattcgtTTTATTggt
It contains:
- the LOC100272352 gene encoding (S)-8-oxocitronellyl enol synthase ISY1 — encoded protein: MSWWWTGAIGAVKKRQDEQAAAAEPSYQSVALVVGSTGIVGTSLLDILPLADTPAGPWKVYAVSRRPLPPWSPAPSPAVTHLHLDLADSAAVAEALQPLTDITHVFFVAWTNRPTEAENREANSAMLRNVLSVVVPNCPALVHVCLQTGRKHYVGPFEAIGKVAAPDPPFTEDMPRLDCPNFYYDMEDILFHEVSRRDGAVSWSVHRPTTVFGYSPRSAMNLVGSLCVYAAICRKEGTTLRWPGSRVTWEGFSDASDADLIAEHEIWAAVDPFAKNEAFNCSNGDLFKWKQLWPILADHFGLEWAGYEGEENRFKLEEAMAGKEAVWAEIVRENDLIATELDEITNWWFVDAMFAVETQLLDSMNKSKEHGFLGFRNTVSSFNTWIEKLKVFKIVP